The genome window GACGCACCATGTATGTCTATGAAGCACTTGCCCAAGGCCTTGCCGATCACGGCGTGACGGTGGTCTTCGGCCTCATGGGTGACGGTAACCTCTTCATGGCCAACCACTATTCATCCCTGCCGGAGACGACGTATATCGCCTCGGCCCATGAGGCCGGCGCAGTCATGATGGCCAATGGCTACGCGAGTGTCTCGAGCCAGATCGGCGTGGCGACCGTAACGCACGGCCCCGGGCTATCCAACACCCTCACGCCTCTGATCGACAGCGTGCGAAGCCGGATGCCGATGGTCATAATCGTCGGTGATACAGCCGAGGGGGACACTCATACGCTGCAGAACATTGACCAGGAAGAACTGGTACGACCCACGGGCGCAGGGTTCCAGCAGGTTCGTGGACCCGAGACTGCCATGGCTGACCTGCGAGAAGCCTTACAACGTGCGGCTATTGAGCGCCGTCCCATCGTTCTCAATGTTCCGGCGGACTACATGTGGACCGAGGTCGAGTACCGCCACGATCCCATCGAGACCATGGTCGAATCAGCGACGACACTAGATCCCGAATCACTAGACAAGGCACTCGGCGTTATCGTAACCGCGACGCGTCCCCTGGTGCTGGCGGGACGGGGCGCGGCAACCCCGGTCGCGCGCGCCACGGTATTGCGGTTGGCGGATCGGTTGGGCGCCCCCGTTGCAACCACTCTGAAAGCAAAGTCGCTGTTCCTCGGCGAGCCCGAATCTCTGGATGTCTTCGGGACCCTGTCGACCAACGCAGCCCTGAAGTTCATCGGTAAGAGCGACTGCGTCATTGCCATCGGCGCCAGCCTGAACTCCTTCACCACCGATAAGACCTCGCTCCTGGACGGCAAGACC of Citricoccus sp. K5 contains these proteins:
- a CDS encoding thiamine pyrophosphate-binding protein, translated to MYVYEALAQGLADHGVTVVFGLMGDGNLFMANHYSSLPETTYIASAHEAGAVMMANGYASVSSQIGVATVTHGPGLSNTLTPLIDSVRSRMPMVIIVGDTAEGDTHTLQNIDQEELVRPTGAGFQQVRGPETAMADLREALQRAAIERRPIVLNVPADYMWTEVEYRHDPIETMVESATTLDPESLDKALGVIVTATRPLVLAGRGAATPVARATVLRLADRLGAPVATTLKAKSLFLGEPESLDVFGTLSTNAALKFIGKSDCVIAIGASLNSFTTDKTSLLDGKTVVQCDYDPKAIGRNVRIDASLVGEASEVADVIVQYLDEAELSASTFRHDWIERSSELDPYDLPNPPTTLHGQLPFHQTVRSIDQLVPQDRVLVVDAGRFMFAGYKLLHVAEPKSLVHTCNFGSIGLGMGNAVGAAVAAGDRPTLLFCGDGGFMLGGLMEFTTAVQNELDVITVVLNDGSYGAEHVQYRHRGMDPTRTLFQWPELADVAVAMGGEGVTVRTPADLDTAKKAIANRTKPLLIDVKFDPDDIPSE